Part of the Flavobacterium sp. MDT1-60 genome, TGTGCCTTTTTTGCTCCGCTATGTTTTATGATATTATTACAAAGCTCTGATGCAATAAAATAAAGCTTCATCTCAAATTTTTCGATGTATCTTTTTTCTGTTGGAATTGTAGTTGTAAATTCAAAAGTGATAATCGAATTTGAATTTCTTTCGCATAAATCTTCTAAGGCATAAATCAAACCAAAACGAACCAAAAGACTCGGAACCAAGTCATGTGACATATCACGCAAAAGGTCATGAACATCAGTCAGAATAACTTTTGTTTTCTGAATTTCATCTGACGCTATATTATTTTGATTAGTGAAAGCATTTAAATGCAATCCCGCAGTTGACAATAGCGAATTAATGTTGTCATGTAAAAACGAAGCGATTTTTTTACGTTCCAATTCCTGAGTGTCGATTCCGAAATTTATAACATCCAAAAGTATTTTTTGTTTGATGTCTTTTCGCTTGATTTTCTGTTTTAATTTAGTATTCTGATAAAAGAAATAAAATAAAAAAAAAAGGATTATTACCAGAATAATTGATAGACTGACTACTTTTTTATTTCTTAATTGTTCGTATTGATGAAGTTGAGTGGGAGTGCGTTCTTTTGTTTTTTTTATAGATATAGTGCTTTCTTCTCTTGAAGTTTTAAAAACAGCATTTTCATTAGAAGAAATGAAGAAAATAAAAAGAACTAAAAATCTAATGAAATACATAGTCAGTACTTATTAAAATTAATTTTATTTTATGACACATTCATGGATTAATCAAATGGTTTTTTAACGCATATTTGACCAGACCAATAGTGTTTTTAGTCTGTAATTTTCTCATGATGTTTTTTCGATGTGTTTCGACTGTATTGGTGCTGATAAAAAGTTTTTCGCTTATTTCTTTTCCTGTATATTCTAATGAAATTAAAGTAACAATCTCAATTTCCCGTGGACTCAAAATAGGGTTTTCGATGTAAATATTTTTATTTAATTTCGGATTATTGTGTGTAAAAGTGTTGAAAATTTTCTCTCTTACAGCATCAGAAAAATACTCTTGTCCCTGATAAACAGTTTTGATGGCTTCTATAATGTTTTTGCCTGCACATTTTTTGGTTAGATAACCTTTGGCGCCAAATTTCATTACTTCCTTGATGATTTTTAATTCATCATAACTGGATAAAATAATGATTTTACAAGGACTTTCATTTTTATTAAACTCCTGTAAAACTTCGATTCCGTCTTTTTGAGGCATGCTTATATCTAAAACTAATATATCAGCCTTGTTTTCAATGACATTTTGAAGTACAGTAGTGCCATTAAGAGAACTTCCTACGACTTCAAAGTTGGGAACTGTTTGTAATAAATTGGTAAGCCCATCAATAAGTACCTGATGGTCATCGGCAAGATGAATTCTTATTTTGTTTGTTATCATTGTTTTCGGAAATGAAACGGCAAAATTATAAAGAGATGATCTTGTAAAAATGCTATGATAAGGTTCTTTTGTATCATTTTAAGACACAAAAAAACCCGAATATAAATTCGGGTTCTCTTCGCACAAAAAAATTAAGTTTATAGGTTTATCTCAAACGATCTACAGATTTTACGAGATCTTCATCCTTCTTGATGGCCTTATTAGCTAACACTAATAACACG contains:
- a CDS encoding response regulator transcription factor — protein: MTNKIRIHLADDHQVLIDGLTNLLQTVPNFEVVGSSLNGTTVLQNVIENKADILVLDISMPQKDGIEVLQEFNKNESPCKIIILSSYDELKIIKEVMKFGAKGYLTKKCAGKNIIEAIKTVYQGQEYFSDAVREKIFNTFTHNNPKLNKNIYIENPILSPREIEIVTLISLEYTGKEISEKLFISTNTVETHRKNIMRKLQTKNTIGLVKYALKNHLINP
- a CDS encoding sensor histidine kinase, with protein sequence MYFIRFLVLFIFFISSNENAVFKTSREESTISIKKTKERTPTQLHQYEQLRNKKVVSLSIILVIILFFLFYFFYQNTKLKQKIKRKDIKQKILLDVINFGIDTQELERKKIASFLHDNINSLLSTAGLHLNAFTNQNNIASDEIQKTKVILTDVHDLLRDMSHDLVPSLLVRFGLIYALEDLCERNSNSIITFEFTTTIPTEKRYIEKFEMKLYFIASELCNNIIKHSGAKKAHIKLKEKNNHFILTIQDDGKGFKTKKIKDEGFGLNRIRARIKKFKGSFNVISNPNEGTTIKIKIPLPHQH